From one Musa acuminata AAA Group cultivar baxijiao chromosome BXJ2-6, Cavendish_Baxijiao_AAA, whole genome shotgun sequence genomic stretch:
- the LOC103988147 gene encoding probable serine/threonine-protein kinase At1g01540 isoform X2: protein MWKMEERSGGSNPSSRGGKEEERETRKEKGPAESLWRQMEEEEEERRSSLPPHNVVILACDATRDHNEVELRLIVNAIRKRGGILCGGDTLLVLGVLHTVTNPMGYQTKACADSFGGTNFWALEEEVSKKVDKYESMLQQSAEMCNNEAVIATNLEQTPLLICCKVSINVKITAGTPAKVVILQAVVSNKASWVILDRHLRRDLKFYMKHISCKVALMSDNLSIEVPKPFVTNSSSKGILEQKFYSVWKTIQPSSNIQEDNQQENQTNLSSLMYSADYYASVTAQDCSNALKPKSSMISSSPGRSWDYSILASDTTVSSSKQSGTSSKEHRSLFSAKVLAGNNENVFQHDFLEKPILCAACGLRSMFYIKESMKFRFSEIQDATSDFSKENLLGEGGFGLVYKGQLKDGQIIAAKMRKEESTQGYTEFFSEVHVLSFARHRNIVMLLGYCCKEKYNILVYEYICNKSLHWHLFSQPAELLEWHQRYAIAMGIAKGLRFLHEECRGGTIIHRDLRPRNILLTHDFVPMLGDFGLAKWKSNSDSFQTRVLGTSGYIAPEYAEFGIVSVRTDVYAFGIILFQLISGRRVLDEANGHHQHLLQWVEPLVENLALHELIDPRLGESYDIYELYHLARAAFLCVRRNPEMRPSIGEVVHLLEAGHVRDLAQQFVPHYIK from the exons ATGTGGAAGATGGAGGAGCGGAGTGGGGGATCGAACCCTAGTAGCCGGGgcgggaaggaggaggagagggagacgaGGAAGGAGAAGGGACCAGCTGAGTCGTTGTGGCGgcagatggaggaggaggaggaggagcgccgATCCTCGTTGCCGCCGCACAACGTGGTGATCCTGGCCTGCGACGCCACAAGGGACCACAACGAGGTTGAGCTCCGACTCATCGTGAATGCCATCCGCAAGAGGGGCGGCATCCTCTGCGGCGGCGACACCCTCCTCGTCCTCGGCGTCCTCCACACCGTCACCAACCCCA TGGGATATCAGACAAAAGCATGCGCTGACTCCTTTGGTGGGACGAATTTTTGGGCACTTGAAGAGGAGGTCTCAAAGAAGGTTGATAAATATGAGAGCATGCTTCAACAGAGTGCTGAAATGTGTAACAATGAAGCGGTAATAGCAACAAATTTGGAACAAACACCTTTACTTATTTGTTGTAAG GTCAGCATTAATGTCAAAATTACTGCCGGAACTCCAGCAAAGGTTGTTATTCTGCAAGCGGTTGTTTCTAATAAAGCCTCCTGGGTGATACTTGATAG ACACCTGCGAAGGGATTTGAAATTCTATATGAAACACATATCTTGCAAAGTTGCATTGATGAGTGATAATCTATCAATTGAAGTGCCAAAGCCATTCGTAACAAATTCTTCAAGTAAAGGAATATTAGAGCAGAAGTTTTATTCTGTCTGGAAAACCATTCAACCCAGTTCAAACATACAGGAGGATAACCAGCAGGAGAATCAAACCAATTTGTCTTCTTTGATGTATTCTGCAGACTATTATGCATCTGTAACTGCCCAAGATTGCTCCAATGCCTTGAAGCCAAAGTCAAGCATGATATCTTCATCCCCTGGAAGGTCCTGGGATTATAGTATATTGGCATCTGATACGACTGTGTCTTCATCTAAGCAATCTG GGACGAGTTCCAAAGAACATAGAAGTCTCTTTTCTGCAAAGGTCCTGGCGGGCAACAATGAAAATGTTTTTCAGCATGATTTCTTAGAAAAGCCAATTCTTTGTGCTGCTTGTGGACTACGGTCAATGTTTTATATCAAAGAGTCTATGAAGTTCCGCTTTTCAGAGATTCAAGATGCAACTTCTGATTTTTCAAAAGAGAATCTATTGGGAGAAGGTGGATTTGGTCTTGTATACAAAGGCCAACTCAAAGATGGCCAGATTATTGCAGCAAAAATGCGAAAAGAAGAAAGCACCCAAGGATATACTGAATTCTTTTCTGAAGTACATGTTCTAAGTTTTGCAAGACATAGAAATATTGTGATGCTTTTGGGTTATTGTTGCAAGGAGAAATATAACATTTTGGTTTATGAATATATCTGCAACAAATCTCTTCACTGGCATCTGTTTA GTCAACCTGCAGAGTTACTAGAATGGCACCAAAGATATGCTATCGCTATGGGAATAGCCAAAGGTCTCCGTTTTCTACATGAAGAGTGCCGTGGAGGTACCATTATTCATCGAGATTTGCGTCCAAGAAATATTCTTCTTACACATGACTTTGTTCCCATG CTCGGGGACTTTGGTCTTGCTAAATGGAAGTCCAATAGTGATTCATTCCAAACGAGAGTGCTAGGCACATCTGG GTATATTGCACCTGAGTATGCTGAATTTGGTATTGTCTCAGTAAGGACTGATGTTTATGCATTTGGAATAATACTGTTTCAACTGATATCAGGACGTAGGGTACTTGATGAAGCGAATGGGCATCACCAACATCTATTGCAATGG GTGGAGCCACTAGTTGAAAATCTGGCTTTACATGAGCTTATCGATCCCCGCCTTGGAGAATCTTATGACATTTATGAGCTTTACCATTTGGCTAGAGCAGCATTCCTTTGTGTCAGGAGAAACCCTGAGATGCGTCCATCCATTGGAGAG GTTGTGCACCTTCTTGAAGCAGGCCATGTACGAGACTTGGCACAGCAGTTTGTTCCACATTACATCAAATGA
- the LOC103988147 gene encoding probable serine/threonine-protein kinase At1g01540 isoform X7, which produces MTVGYQTKACADSFGGTNFWALEEEVSKKVDKYESMLQQSAEMCNNEAVIATNLEQTPLLICCKVSINVKITAGTPAKVVILQAVVSNKASWVILDRHLRRDLKFYMKHISCKVALMSDNLSIEVPKPFVTNSSSKGILEQKFYSVWKTIQPSSNIQEDNQQENQTNLSSLMYSADYYASVTAQDCSNALKPKSSMISSSPGRSWDYSILASDTTVSSSKQSGTSSKEHRSLFSAKVLAGNNENVFQHDFLEKPILCAACGLRSMFYIKESMKFRFSEIQDATSDFSKENLLGEGGFGLVYKGQLKDGQIIAAKMRKEESTQGYTEFFSEVHVLSFARHRNIVMLLGYCCKEKYNILVYEYICNKSLHWHLFSQPAELLEWHQRYAIAMGIAKGLRFLHEECRGGTIIHRDLRPRNILLTHDFVPMCQEHCMMKSAFKQLGDFGLAKWKSNSDSFQTRVLGTSGYIAPEYAEFGIVSVRTDVYAFGIILFQLISGRRVLDEANGHHQHLLQWVEPLVENLALHELIDPRLGESYDIYELYHLARAAFLCVRRNPEMRPSIGEVVHLLEAGHVRDLAQQFVPHYIK; this is translated from the exons ATGACTG TGGGATATCAGACAAAAGCATGCGCTGACTCCTTTGGTGGGACGAATTTTTGGGCACTTGAAGAGGAGGTCTCAAAGAAGGTTGATAAATATGAGAGCATGCTTCAACAGAGTGCTGAAATGTGTAACAATGAAGCGGTAATAGCAACAAATTTGGAACAAACACCTTTACTTATTTGTTGTAAG GTCAGCATTAATGTCAAAATTACTGCCGGAACTCCAGCAAAGGTTGTTATTCTGCAAGCGGTTGTTTCTAATAAAGCCTCCTGGGTGATACTTGATAG ACACCTGCGAAGGGATTTGAAATTCTATATGAAACACATATCTTGCAAAGTTGCATTGATGAGTGATAATCTATCAATTGAAGTGCCAAAGCCATTCGTAACAAATTCTTCAAGTAAAGGAATATTAGAGCAGAAGTTTTATTCTGTCTGGAAAACCATTCAACCCAGTTCAAACATACAGGAGGATAACCAGCAGGAGAATCAAACCAATTTGTCTTCTTTGATGTATTCTGCAGACTATTATGCATCTGTAACTGCCCAAGATTGCTCCAATGCCTTGAAGCCAAAGTCAAGCATGATATCTTCATCCCCTGGAAGGTCCTGGGATTATAGTATATTGGCATCTGATACGACTGTGTCTTCATCTAAGCAATCTG GGACGAGTTCCAAAGAACATAGAAGTCTCTTTTCTGCAAAGGTCCTGGCGGGCAACAATGAAAATGTTTTTCAGCATGATTTCTTAGAAAAGCCAATTCTTTGTGCTGCTTGTGGACTACGGTCAATGTTTTATATCAAAGAGTCTATGAAGTTCCGCTTTTCAGAGATTCAAGATGCAACTTCTGATTTTTCAAAAGAGAATCTATTGGGAGAAGGTGGATTTGGTCTTGTATACAAAGGCCAACTCAAAGATGGCCAGATTATTGCAGCAAAAATGCGAAAAGAAGAAAGCACCCAAGGATATACTGAATTCTTTTCTGAAGTACATGTTCTAAGTTTTGCAAGACATAGAAATATTGTGATGCTTTTGGGTTATTGTTGCAAGGAGAAATATAACATTTTGGTTTATGAATATATCTGCAACAAATCTCTTCACTGGCATCTGTTTA GTCAACCTGCAGAGTTACTAGAATGGCACCAAAGATATGCTATCGCTATGGGAATAGCCAAAGGTCTCCGTTTTCTACATGAAGAGTGCCGTGGAGGTACCATTATTCATCGAGATTTGCGTCCAAGAAATATTCTTCTTACACATGACTTTGTTCCCATG TGCCAAGAGCATTGTATGATGAAGTCTGCTTTTAAACAGCTCGGGGACTTTGGTCTTGCTAAATGGAAGTCCAATAGTGATTCATTCCAAACGAGAGTGCTAGGCACATCTGG GTATATTGCACCTGAGTATGCTGAATTTGGTATTGTCTCAGTAAGGACTGATGTTTATGCATTTGGAATAATACTGTTTCAACTGATATCAGGACGTAGGGTACTTGATGAAGCGAATGGGCATCACCAACATCTATTGCAATGG GTGGAGCCACTAGTTGAAAATCTGGCTTTACATGAGCTTATCGATCCCCGCCTTGGAGAATCTTATGACATTTATGAGCTTTACCATTTGGCTAGAGCAGCATTCCTTTGTGTCAGGAGAAACCCTGAGATGCGTCCATCCATTGGAGAG GTTGTGCACCTTCTTGAAGCAGGCCATGTACGAGACTTGGCACAGCAGTTTGTTCCACATTACATCAAATGA
- the LOC103988147 gene encoding probable serine/threonine-protein kinase At1g01540 isoform X5, with product MWKMEERSGGSNPSSRGGKEEERETRKEKGPAESLWRQMEEEEEERRSSLPPHNVVILACDATRDHNEVELRLIVNAIRKRGGILCGGDTLLVLGVLHTVTNPMGYQTKACADSFGGTNFWALEEEVSKKVDKYESMLQQSAEMCNNEAVSINVKITAGTPAKVVILQAVVSNKASWVILDRHLRRDLKFYMKHISCKVALMSDNLSIEVPKPFVTNSSSKGILEQKFYSVWKTIQPSSNIQEDNQQENQTNLSSLMYSADYYASVTAQDCSNALKPKSSMISSSPGRSWDYSILASDTTVSSSKQSGTSSKEHRSLFSAKVLAGNNENVFQHDFLEKPILCAACGLRSMFYIKESMKFRFSEIQDATSDFSKENLLGEGGFGLVYKGQLKDGQIIAAKMRKEESTQGYTEFFSEVHVLSFARHRNIVMLLGYCCKEKYNILVYEYICNKSLHWHLFSQPAELLEWHQRYAIAMGIAKGLRFLHEECRGGTIIHRDLRPRNILLTHDFVPMLGDFGLAKWKSNSDSFQTRVLGTSGYIAPEYAEFGIVSVRTDVYAFGIILFQLISGRRVLDEANGHHQHLLQWVEPLVENLALHELIDPRLGESYDIYELYHLARAAFLCVRRNPEMRPSIGEVVHLLEAGHVRDLAQQFVPHYIK from the exons ATGTGGAAGATGGAGGAGCGGAGTGGGGGATCGAACCCTAGTAGCCGGGgcgggaaggaggaggagagggagacgaGGAAGGAGAAGGGACCAGCTGAGTCGTTGTGGCGgcagatggaggaggaggaggaggagcgccgATCCTCGTTGCCGCCGCACAACGTGGTGATCCTGGCCTGCGACGCCACAAGGGACCACAACGAGGTTGAGCTCCGACTCATCGTGAATGCCATCCGCAAGAGGGGCGGCATCCTCTGCGGCGGCGACACCCTCCTCGTCCTCGGCGTCCTCCACACCGTCACCAACCCCA TGGGATATCAGACAAAAGCATGCGCTGACTCCTTTGGTGGGACGAATTTTTGGGCACTTGAAGAGGAGGTCTCAAAGAAGGTTGATAAATATGAGAGCATGCTTCAACAGAGTGCTGAAATGTGTAACAATGAAGCG GTCAGCATTAATGTCAAAATTACTGCCGGAACTCCAGCAAAGGTTGTTATTCTGCAAGCGGTTGTTTCTAATAAAGCCTCCTGGGTGATACTTGATAG ACACCTGCGAAGGGATTTGAAATTCTATATGAAACACATATCTTGCAAAGTTGCATTGATGAGTGATAATCTATCAATTGAAGTGCCAAAGCCATTCGTAACAAATTCTTCAAGTAAAGGAATATTAGAGCAGAAGTTTTATTCTGTCTGGAAAACCATTCAACCCAGTTCAAACATACAGGAGGATAACCAGCAGGAGAATCAAACCAATTTGTCTTCTTTGATGTATTCTGCAGACTATTATGCATCTGTAACTGCCCAAGATTGCTCCAATGCCTTGAAGCCAAAGTCAAGCATGATATCTTCATCCCCTGGAAGGTCCTGGGATTATAGTATATTGGCATCTGATACGACTGTGTCTTCATCTAAGCAATCTG GGACGAGTTCCAAAGAACATAGAAGTCTCTTTTCTGCAAAGGTCCTGGCGGGCAACAATGAAAATGTTTTTCAGCATGATTTCTTAGAAAAGCCAATTCTTTGTGCTGCTTGTGGACTACGGTCAATGTTTTATATCAAAGAGTCTATGAAGTTCCGCTTTTCAGAGATTCAAGATGCAACTTCTGATTTTTCAAAAGAGAATCTATTGGGAGAAGGTGGATTTGGTCTTGTATACAAAGGCCAACTCAAAGATGGCCAGATTATTGCAGCAAAAATGCGAAAAGAAGAAAGCACCCAAGGATATACTGAATTCTTTTCTGAAGTACATGTTCTAAGTTTTGCAAGACATAGAAATATTGTGATGCTTTTGGGTTATTGTTGCAAGGAGAAATATAACATTTTGGTTTATGAATATATCTGCAACAAATCTCTTCACTGGCATCTGTTTA GTCAACCTGCAGAGTTACTAGAATGGCACCAAAGATATGCTATCGCTATGGGAATAGCCAAAGGTCTCCGTTTTCTACATGAAGAGTGCCGTGGAGGTACCATTATTCATCGAGATTTGCGTCCAAGAAATATTCTTCTTACACATGACTTTGTTCCCATG CTCGGGGACTTTGGTCTTGCTAAATGGAAGTCCAATAGTGATTCATTCCAAACGAGAGTGCTAGGCACATCTGG GTATATTGCACCTGAGTATGCTGAATTTGGTATTGTCTCAGTAAGGACTGATGTTTATGCATTTGGAATAATACTGTTTCAACTGATATCAGGACGTAGGGTACTTGATGAAGCGAATGGGCATCACCAACATCTATTGCAATGG GTGGAGCCACTAGTTGAAAATCTGGCTTTACATGAGCTTATCGATCCCCGCCTTGGAGAATCTTATGACATTTATGAGCTTTACCATTTGGCTAGAGCAGCATTCCTTTGTGTCAGGAGAAACCCTGAGATGCGTCCATCCATTGGAGAG GTTGTGCACCTTCTTGAAGCAGGCCATGTACGAGACTTGGCACAGCAGTTTGTTCCACATTACATCAAATGA
- the LOC103988147 gene encoding serine/threonine-protein kinase CDG1 isoform X8 — MLQQSAEMCNNEAVIATNLEQTPLLICCKVSINVKITAGTPAKVVILQAVVSNKASWVILDRHLRRDLKFYMKHISCKVALMSDNLSIEVPKPFVTNSSSKGILEQKFYSVWKTIQPSSNIQEDNQQENQTNLSSLMYSADYYASVTAQDCSNALKPKSSMISSSPGRSWDYSILASDTTVSSSKQSGTSSKEHRSLFSAKVLAGNNENVFQHDFLEKPILCAACGLRSMFYIKESMKFRFSEIQDATSDFSKENLLGEGGFGLVYKGQLKDGQIIAAKMRKEESTQGYTEFFSEVHVLSFARHRNIVMLLGYCCKEKYNILVYEYICNKSLHWHLFSQPAELLEWHQRYAIAMGIAKGLRFLHEECRGGTIIHRDLRPRNILLTHDFVPMCQEHCMMKSAFKQLGDFGLAKWKSNSDSFQTRVLGTSGYIAPEYAEFGIVSVRTDVYAFGIILFQLISGRRVLDEANGHHQHLLQWVEPLVENLALHELIDPRLGESYDIYELYHLARAAFLCVRRNPEMRPSIGEVVHLLEAGHVRDLAQQFVPHYIK; from the exons ATGCTTCAACAGAGTGCTGAAATGTGTAACAATGAAGCGGTAATAGCAACAAATTTGGAACAAACACCTTTACTTATTTGTTGTAAG GTCAGCATTAATGTCAAAATTACTGCCGGAACTCCAGCAAAGGTTGTTATTCTGCAAGCGGTTGTTTCTAATAAAGCCTCCTGGGTGATACTTGATAG ACACCTGCGAAGGGATTTGAAATTCTATATGAAACACATATCTTGCAAAGTTGCATTGATGAGTGATAATCTATCAATTGAAGTGCCAAAGCCATTCGTAACAAATTCTTCAAGTAAAGGAATATTAGAGCAGAAGTTTTATTCTGTCTGGAAAACCATTCAACCCAGTTCAAACATACAGGAGGATAACCAGCAGGAGAATCAAACCAATTTGTCTTCTTTGATGTATTCTGCAGACTATTATGCATCTGTAACTGCCCAAGATTGCTCCAATGCCTTGAAGCCAAAGTCAAGCATGATATCTTCATCCCCTGGAAGGTCCTGGGATTATAGTATATTGGCATCTGATACGACTGTGTCTTCATCTAAGCAATCTG GGACGAGTTCCAAAGAACATAGAAGTCTCTTTTCTGCAAAGGTCCTGGCGGGCAACAATGAAAATGTTTTTCAGCATGATTTCTTAGAAAAGCCAATTCTTTGTGCTGCTTGTGGACTACGGTCAATGTTTTATATCAAAGAGTCTATGAAGTTCCGCTTTTCAGAGATTCAAGATGCAACTTCTGATTTTTCAAAAGAGAATCTATTGGGAGAAGGTGGATTTGGTCTTGTATACAAAGGCCAACTCAAAGATGGCCAGATTATTGCAGCAAAAATGCGAAAAGAAGAAAGCACCCAAGGATATACTGAATTCTTTTCTGAAGTACATGTTCTAAGTTTTGCAAGACATAGAAATATTGTGATGCTTTTGGGTTATTGTTGCAAGGAGAAATATAACATTTTGGTTTATGAATATATCTGCAACAAATCTCTTCACTGGCATCTGTTTA GTCAACCTGCAGAGTTACTAGAATGGCACCAAAGATATGCTATCGCTATGGGAATAGCCAAAGGTCTCCGTTTTCTACATGAAGAGTGCCGTGGAGGTACCATTATTCATCGAGATTTGCGTCCAAGAAATATTCTTCTTACACATGACTTTGTTCCCATG TGCCAAGAGCATTGTATGATGAAGTCTGCTTTTAAACAGCTCGGGGACTTTGGTCTTGCTAAATGGAAGTCCAATAGTGATTCATTCCAAACGAGAGTGCTAGGCACATCTGG GTATATTGCACCTGAGTATGCTGAATTTGGTATTGTCTCAGTAAGGACTGATGTTTATGCATTTGGAATAATACTGTTTCAACTGATATCAGGACGTAGGGTACTTGATGAAGCGAATGGGCATCACCAACATCTATTGCAATGG GTGGAGCCACTAGTTGAAAATCTGGCTTTACATGAGCTTATCGATCCCCGCCTTGGAGAATCTTATGACATTTATGAGCTTTACCATTTGGCTAGAGCAGCATTCCTTTGTGTCAGGAGAAACCCTGAGATGCGTCCATCCATTGGAGAG GTTGTGCACCTTCTTGAAGCAGGCCATGTACGAGACTTGGCACAGCAGTTTGTTCCACATTACATCAAATGA
- the LOC103988147 gene encoding probable serine/threonine-protein kinase At1g01540 isoform X6 codes for MPSARGAASSAAATPSSSSASSTPSPTPWDIRQKHALTPLVGRIFGHLKRRSQRRLINMRACFNRVLKCVTMKRINVKITAGTPAKVVILQAVVSNKASWVILDRHLRRDLKFYMKHISCKVALMSDNLSIEVPKPFVTNSSSKGILEQKFYSVWKTIQPSSNIQEDNQQENQTNLSSLMYSADYYASVTAQDCSNALKPKSSMISSSPGRSWDYSILASDTTVSSSKQSGTSSKEHRSLFSAKVLAGNNENVFQHDFLEKPILCAACGLRSMFYIKESMKFRFSEIQDATSDFSKENLLGEGGFGLVYKGQLKDGQIIAAKMRKEESTQGYTEFFSEVHVLSFARHRNIVMLLGYCCKEKYNILVYEYICNKSLHWHLFSQPAELLEWHQRYAIAMGIAKGLRFLHEECRGGTIIHRDLRPRNILLTHDFVPMCQEHCMMKSAFKQLGDFGLAKWKSNSDSFQTRVLGTSGYIAPEYAEFGIVSVRTDVYAFGIILFQLISGRRVLDEANGHHQHLLQWVEPLVENLALHELIDPRLGESYDIYELYHLARAAFLCVRRNPEMRPSIGEVVHLLEAGHVRDLAQQFVPHYIK; via the exons ATGCCATCCGCAAGAGGGGCGGCATCCTCTGCGGCGGCGACACCCTCCTCGTCCTCGGCGTCCTCCACACCGTCACCAACCCCA TGGGATATCAGACAAAAGCATGCGCTGACTCCTTTGGTGGGACGAATTTTTGGGCACTTGAAGAGGAGGTCTCAAAGAAGGTTGATAAATATGAGAGCATGCTTCAACAGAGTGCTGAAATGTGTAACAATGAAGCG CATTAATGTCAAAATTACTGCCGGAACTCCAGCAAAGGTTGTTATTCTGCAAGCGGTTGTTTCTAATAAAGCCTCCTGGGTGATACTTGATAG ACACCTGCGAAGGGATTTGAAATTCTATATGAAACACATATCTTGCAAAGTTGCATTGATGAGTGATAATCTATCAATTGAAGTGCCAAAGCCATTCGTAACAAATTCTTCAAGTAAAGGAATATTAGAGCAGAAGTTTTATTCTGTCTGGAAAACCATTCAACCCAGTTCAAACATACAGGAGGATAACCAGCAGGAGAATCAAACCAATTTGTCTTCTTTGATGTATTCTGCAGACTATTATGCATCTGTAACTGCCCAAGATTGCTCCAATGCCTTGAAGCCAAAGTCAAGCATGATATCTTCATCCCCTGGAAGGTCCTGGGATTATAGTATATTGGCATCTGATACGACTGTGTCTTCATCTAAGCAATCTG GGACGAGTTCCAAAGAACATAGAAGTCTCTTTTCTGCAAAGGTCCTGGCGGGCAACAATGAAAATGTTTTTCAGCATGATTTCTTAGAAAAGCCAATTCTTTGTGCTGCTTGTGGACTACGGTCAATGTTTTATATCAAAGAGTCTATGAAGTTCCGCTTTTCAGAGATTCAAGATGCAACTTCTGATTTTTCAAAAGAGAATCTATTGGGAGAAGGTGGATTTGGTCTTGTATACAAAGGCCAACTCAAAGATGGCCAGATTATTGCAGCAAAAATGCGAAAAGAAGAAAGCACCCAAGGATATACTGAATTCTTTTCTGAAGTACATGTTCTAAGTTTTGCAAGACATAGAAATATTGTGATGCTTTTGGGTTATTGTTGCAAGGAGAAATATAACATTTTGGTTTATGAATATATCTGCAACAAATCTCTTCACTGGCATCTGTTTA GTCAACCTGCAGAGTTACTAGAATGGCACCAAAGATATGCTATCGCTATGGGAATAGCCAAAGGTCTCCGTTTTCTACATGAAGAGTGCCGTGGAGGTACCATTATTCATCGAGATTTGCGTCCAAGAAATATTCTTCTTACACATGACTTTGTTCCCATG TGCCAAGAGCATTGTATGATGAAGTCTGCTTTTAAACAGCTCGGGGACTTTGGTCTTGCTAAATGGAAGTCCAATAGTGATTCATTCCAAACGAGAGTGCTAGGCACATCTGG GTATATTGCACCTGAGTATGCTGAATTTGGTATTGTCTCAGTAAGGACTGATGTTTATGCATTTGGAATAATACTGTTTCAACTGATATCAGGACGTAGGGTACTTGATGAAGCGAATGGGCATCACCAACATCTATTGCAATGG GTGGAGCCACTAGTTGAAAATCTGGCTTTACATGAGCTTATCGATCCCCGCCTTGGAGAATCTTATGACATTTATGAGCTTTACCATTTGGCTAGAGCAGCATTCCTTTGTGTCAGGAGAAACCCTGAGATGCGTCCATCCATTGGAGAG GTTGTGCACCTTCTTGAAGCAGGCCATGTACGAGACTTGGCACAGCAGTTTGTTCCACATTACATCAAATGA